CTGCGGCTGCCCGACCGGCAGTACAGGACGATGTCCTGGTCGCGATCGAGATCGTCCATCGCGTCGGGCAGGTCGCCCAGCGAGATGAGACGGGCCCCGTGATCGCCCAGGTTCGCGATGTTCCACTCGAACGGCTCGCGGATGTCGATGAGCTGCAGCGGCTCGCCGGTCTCGATCCGCTGCTTGAGCTGCGCAGGCGTGAGTTCGCCTTCCATGTCGATGGTCTCCGTGGTCGTTGCTTCGGCCACGCCGCAGAACGCGTCGTAGTCGATCAGTTCGGTGATGGTTGGCTCGTCCCCGCAGACGGGGCACGATGCATTGCGCGCCAGGCGCAGCTCGCGCCAGCGGAACGACAGCGCGTCGAACAGCGCGATGCGCCCCTTCAGTGTCGTGCCCGTGCCGAGCACGATCTTGAGCGCCTCGAGCGCCTGCAGGGAGCCAATGATGCCGGGCAGCACACCCAGCACGCCGCCCTCGGCGCAGCTCGGCACCAGCCCGGGCGGCGGCGGCTCACGGAAAAGGCAGCGGTAGCACGGCCCTTCCCGGCCACCGAACACCGCGACCTGACCTTCGAAGCGGTAGATCGAGCCATACACGTACGGCTTGTCGAGCAGGACGCACGCGTCGTTGACCAGGTAGCGCGTCGGGAAGTTGTCCGTGCCGTCGATGACGACGTCGTAGTCGCCGAGGATCTCGAGCGCGTTCTCAGACGTGAGCTTCACGGGGTGCGGCACGATGCGGACGTGCGGGTTCACGCCGTGCAGCCGCTCGCTGGCGGCGTCGACCTTGGCGCGGCCGACGTCGTCCGTCGAGAACATGACCTGGCGCTGCAGGTTGGAAAGATCGACATCGTCGAAATCGACGAGGCCGATCGTACCGACGCCGGCCGCGGCGAGGTACAGTCCGATGGGCGAACCGAGTCCACCGGCACCCACGACCAGGACACGCGCGTTGCGCAGCCTTTCCTGCCCCTCCCAGCCGACCTCGGGCAGCGTGATGTGTCGCGCGTAGCGCTGTATCTCCGCGCGCTCGAAGGTGCCCGCAGCACCGGCGCCGCCTGCAATGCTTGGTACGATCATGAGCGTGTCTCCGTCATGGACCGACTCC
The nucleotide sequence above comes from Longimicrobiales bacterium. Encoded proteins:
- the moeB gene encoding molybdopterin-synthase adenylyltransferase MoeB → MGVTLLLPYALREYTDGSAELTLQATSAGDALATLVARYPRLRRHLFAENGALRGHVRVYRNEQEISDPEESVHDGDTLMIVPSIAGGAGAAGTFERAEIQRYARHITLPEVGWEGQERLRNARVLVVGAGGLGSPIGLYLAAAGVGTIGLVDFDDVDLSNLQRQVMFSTDDVGRAKVDAASERLHGVNPHVRIVPHPVKLTSENALEILGDYDVVIDGTDNFPTRYLVNDACVLLDKPYVYGSIYRFEGQVAVFGGREGPCYRCLFREPPPPGLVPSCAEGGVLGVLPGIIGSLQALEALKIVLGTGTTLKGRIALFDALSFRWRELRLARNASCPVCGDEPTITELIDYDAFCGVAEATTTETIDMEGELTPAQLKQRIETGEPLQLIDIREPFEWNIANLGDHGARLISLGDLPDAMDDLDRDQDIVLYCRSGSRSQQALEYMRAAGFERVSHLRGGITGWATEIDPAMPTY